The nucleotide sequence GGAGGGAAAGAACTGCTGCTGCACGTGGCCCATCCCGACGACGGCGAGACCCATCAGGGCGACGCAGACGATTACGGTGATCCAGCGCAGCCGCATCGCCACCCGTAAGGCCGCCATGAAGGCACGGGTGAACAGGCCCTGCTTCTCGGCGTGGTGCTTCATGGTCTTGGGCAGGATCGTCACGCCGAGCAGCGGCGCGAACAGCACCGCGACCACCCAGGAGACCAGCAGCGAGGCGGCGATCACCACGAACAGCGAGTAGGTGTACTCGCCCGCCGACGAGCCGTTGAAGCCGATCGGTAGAAAGCCCGCCACCGTCACCAGGGTGCCGGTGAGCATCGGGAAGGCGGTGGAGGTGTAGGCGTAGGTCGCCGCCTTCTTCAGGTTGTCGCCGAGTTCGAGCCGGGCCACCATCATCTCGACGGTGATCATTGCGTCGTCGACAAGGAGGCCGAGCGCGATGATGAGGGCGCCGAGCGAGATGCGCTGCAGCGTCACGCCCATGATCTGCATGATGACGAAGACGATGGCGAGCACGAGCGGGATCGAGATCGCGACGACGAGCCCGGCACGCAGCCCCAGGCTGACGAAGCTGACGAGCAGCACGATGACCACTGCCTCGACCAGCGCCTTGGTGAAGCCGCCGACCGCTTCCTCCACGATCTTGGGCTGGTCGGAGACGAGATGGATGCCGACGCCGATGGGCAGCTTGCCCTCGATGCGGTGCATGCGCTCCTTCAGATCCTCGCCGAACTTCAGGAGGTTGGCGTTGGGGCGCATGGCGATGGCGAGCCCGATCGCCGGCTTGCCGCCGACGCGGAACAGGGCGGCCGGCGGGTCCTCGTAGCCGCGGGAGATCTCGGCCACATCCGCGAGGCGGAAGAAGCGGTCGTTGAAGCGAAGATTCACGTTGCGCAGCGAGTCTTCCGACGTGAATTGGCCGCTGACGCGCAAGCTCACTCGCTCCGGTCCCGCCTGGACCACGCCGGAGGCGGCCACCGCGTTCTGCGATTGCAGCGCCTTGATCAGCGCCTGGATGTCGATGCCGTAGCCCGCGAGCTTGCGGGTCGAGAAGTCGAGGTAGATCGTCTCGCCTTGCACGCCCATCAGCAGGGTCTTGCCGATATTGGGAACCTTCAGGATCTCGGTGCGCACGCCCTCTACGTAGTCGCGCAACTGCCGGTGGGTCAGGCCGTCGGCGGTGAAGGCGTAGACGTTGCCGTAGACGTCGCCGAACTCGTCGTTGAAGGCTGGCCCCTGCACCCCTTGCGGGAAGGTGTGCGCGATGTCGCCGAGGCGCTTCCTCACTTGGTAGAAGGCGGGCTGGATCTCCTCCTTCTGCGTCGTGTCGCGGAATTGCACGAACACCGTCGACTGGCCCGGCGTGGTGTAGCTGCGGACATAATCGAGGGCGTTGATCTGCTGCAGCTCCTTCTCGATCCGGTCGGTGACCTGATCGAGGGTGTCCTTGATCGTGGCGCCGGGCCAGCTCGCCTGGACCACCATGGTCTTGATGGCAAAGGGCGGATCCTCCTCGCGGCCGAGCCGGGAATAGGCCATCACGCCGGCCACGAGGCACACGAGCATCAGGAACCAGACCAGCGAACGGTGGCCGAGCGCCCAGTCGGAAAGGTTGAAGTCCTTCACGCGGAAACCTTTGCAGCCTGTCTTACCGGGTTCCGGCTCAGTTCCGGTCGTCCGCCAGCCGGACGGTCTGGCCGTCGCGCAGGGAGTGGACGCCCGCCACCACGACCCGCTCGCCGGGTTTCAGGCCCATGCGCACGGCGACGCGCCCGTTCCTGTCCGGCCCGTCCCCGTCGAGGGTGACGTCGCGGCGCTCGACCCGCCGGGTGCCCGATTCGCCGGGCTGCGCATCGTCCGCACTCCCGTTTCCCGGTTGGCCGGCTTCCGGCACGATCCAGACCGAGCGGCGCCCCTCCGAATCGAGGAGCGCGGTGGCCGGCAGGACGAAGCGGCGCTCGATGCCGCGCTCCAGCGCGACGGTGATGGTGGCTCCCAGGCGGAAGGCCGGACCGGGCTCCTCCAGGGTGAGGCGGACGCGGCGGGTGCGGGTGCCGGATTCGGCGAAGGGGGCGACTTCGCGCACCCGGCCGCGGGCGGTGATCTCCGGCGCGCTCTGGAGCACCACCGTGAACCGCCCATCCTTGGGCATGGCGCCGGCCAGCGTCTCCGGGATGTCGACCACCGCCTCGCGGGTCTCGGGCCGGGCGAGCGTGACGATTCCCTGCCCCGGGCTCACCACCTGCCCGATCTCGGCGAGCCGCTGGGTGACGACGCCGTCGAAATCGGCGTGCAGCTCGGTATAGCCGATCTGATCGCGGGCCTTCTGCAGGCTGGCCCCGGCCTGGGCGAGGCGGGCCTGGGCGGTGTCACGCCGGGCCACCGCCGCGTCGAGTTGGGCCTGGGTGACGTTGTTGCCCTCCATCAGGCGCCGGGTGCGCGCCTCGGTGGCCGTCGCGTTCTCGGCCTGGGCCTTGGCGTCGGCCAGTTCCGCCTCGGCGCGGCTGAGATCGAAGCGCGACACGATCGGGTCGAGGGCGGCCAGCCGCTGCCCCTTCTTCACGACGTCGCCGACGGTGACGTCGCGCGCCACCACGCGGCCGCCGATCTGGAAGCCGAGCTGCGACTGGTAGCGCGGCTCGACCGTGCCGGCGAAGGGACCGAAGATCACGCTGTCGGTGGGATGCGCCAGAGTCGTCAGGACCGGCCGCACGGGGGGCGGCGTCGGCGCCTCCTGCGACGGCTGGCAGGCGGCCAGCAGAGAGGCACCGGCGGCGACGAGGAGTATGCGCCTCATCGTCCACCCTCCCCCGCCGCGGCCTTGGCCGACTCCCGCGTGGCCTCGTCCGTGGTCGCCGGCCCGGCCAGCGCGACGTGCTGACCCGGACGCAGGAACTGGATTCCGGCGGTGACCACCGTCTCGCCGGGCTCGACGCCGGTCTTGAGCACGATGTCGTCGAAGCCGTAGCGGTCGATCTCGACATCGCGAATCGCGACCGTGCCCGCCCCGGCATCGTAGATCCACACCGCCGGGCGGCCGTCGGAGCGGTAGAGGGCCGACCATGGCAGCACCACCGCCTCCCGCGAGGCGAAGCGGCCCCGGCCGATCACCACGGCGCCCAGCGACATCGCCGGCGGGGTCTCGTCGAGCCCGACCTTGACGCGCACCGTCCCGCTCGCCGCATCCACCGTCGGCGAGATCTCGCGCACATGGCCGTTGACCGACACCGCGGGGTCGGACTGGAGGGTGACGTGAATCGTCTTGTCGCCGGGCGGGTGTGCGGTCAGCGCCTCGTAGACGTTGAACACCGCGTCGCGCGGGCCGTCCTGGGCCAGCACCATCACCGCCTGGCCCGACTGCACCACCTGACCGACCTCGAAGGTGCGGCTCATGACGATGCCGGGCACGCCCGCCCTCAACTCGGTATAGGAGAGCTGTTCCTCGGCGGTGCCGAGCGCCGCCTTGGCCGAATCGACCGCGGCCTGCGAGGTGCGCAATTGCTGCTCGGCGTTGTCGTAGGCCGGGCGCGTGGTGTAGCCGCCGCCGATGAGCTGCTTCTGGCGCTCGAAGGTCACCTTGGCCTGGGTGAGCTGCGCCTCCGCCGAGACCAGGGCGGCGCGGGCATTGTCGAGGTTGGCCCGCTGCACCAGCGGCTCCAGCACCGCCAGCACCTGATCGGCGGTGACGTGGTCGCCGACCTCGACCCGGCGCTCGGCGACCTTGCCGTTGGTGCGGAAGGCGATGTTGGTCTGGGCCTGGGCCTGGACGTCACCGGTCAGAACCACGTCCGACGTGACCGGCCCCTTCCGGGCGGTCACCACACGGACCAGCACCACGGAGGGGTTCTCCGCCTCCGGCACGGCGGATGCTGCCGGCGTGCCCGCCGGGAGCGCCGCGGTGACGGAAAGGGCCGAGAGGGCCGCTGCGAGCACTGCGGTGAGGACGGGGCGGAGCCCTGAGGACATCGGCCGAGGTTCCGGGCAGAGGACGAGGCGCAGACGCGGGATTGGGACGGGATAGGTGCCCCCCTTCCGCCAAGGCGTCTTTCGCGGCGCAGGCTTATCGTCTATCTTACCGACCGTCCAGACGGTTTTTAATCTTTGCTGGTGAGGCGTGCCGTCTCTGCGCGCTTTGCGCGTTCGATACGGTCTCTACTTGATCAGAGCGGGGAGCGTATCAGCAAGCCCGCGCGGCGCTGGAGCGAAGTCCAAATCCGCCATCCGGCGATTGTTGAGCGGCAGAGACCGGATCGAATGTCCGGGACGGCGTACAGGGTTCGGGGTCGATCATGTCGCAGAGGACGCGCACCCGCCGCGACGACCGTGCGGAAGTGATTCTCGACGCGGCCGGTGCGGTGCTGCGCCGCGGCGATGCGCGGGCCCTGACCATCGATGCGGTTGCGGCGGAGGCGGGCCTGAGCAAGGGCGGCGTGCTGCACCACTATGCCTCGAAGGACGCGCTGATCCTCGCCCTCGTCGATCGCAAGCTGCAGCACCTGCGCGCCGGCATCGCTGCCTGCGAGGCCGAGCGGGCGGGGGGAGCCTCGGGGCTCGCGCTCGGCATGATCGAGCACCTGCGCCGCAGCTACGGCGAGGAGGAAGACTTTAGTCGGGCCCTGCTGCTCGCCTCCGCCGAGAATCCGGATGCGCTCGCCGGATACCGCGCCTTCGTGGCCGAGCGGCTCGCCCGGTTCGAGGCCACGGAGGGACCGGCGGGGGTCGGAGCCGCCCTGTTCTTCGCGTTGCTCGGCGTCGTGATGGGCCGCACCCTCGGCTTCCACGATCTGAGTGCTGCGCAGATCGAACCCCTTCTCGGGGCACTGGAGCGCGCGGCGCAGGAGCTCGACTGAGGGTGTTTCACAAGACGCCCGGTCGCCGATCGTCCTCGCTTGGACGAGGAGAGCGCAGCGGGCGTATTAAAGAGCGCTCTGGAGCGGCGGGCGCTTCCGGCAAGCGATCCGATCGACAGTCTCGAAGATCGAGGTGACGACCCAGGATGGCCTTGAGGGGCGGTGATACGGCAGGGGCGAAAGGGTGTTTTCGAAAAGCTCACATCAAGGATGGTGGCCGATCAGTTGAGAGGCGCCTATTCTCCGTCTCGAGCCAACCTTGCCCGAGGGCGTAGCGGACGATGCTGGCGCGGGAGCGGAGACCGAGCTTCTTGCAACCGCGGATCTTGTAGGTATCGACCGAGGCCACCGAGATCGACATCGAGAGGCTGACCTCCTTCATCGTCATGCCGAGGGCAATGAGCCGGAGCACCTCGCGCTCCCGCACGGTGAGGCCGCCCTCCTCGCCGGGATGGGGAGCGGGTGGCCCGGCCTCCGTGCGGCCGGGCGGAGAGGGAGCCGCGCGCATCTCTTTGTCGACATAACGGCCGCCGGAAACGACGGCCTCAATCGCCTCCAGAAGGCTGGTGCCGGCGGAGCGTTTCAGGACGTAGCCCTGGGCGCCCGCGCTCAGCGCCTCGTCGACGAAGCCGAGATCCTCGTTGACCGTCAAGAAAACGATGTGCACCGCCGAACCCGCCTCGCGAAGTGCACGGGCCACGGCGAGCCCGCTCATGCCGGTCATGGTGATATCCATGACGACGACGTCGGGCTGTGTCCGGTGGACGAGGTCCAGAGCGTGCCGTCCGTCGCTCGCCTCCCCGACGACCTCGATGCCGGCGGTCTCGCCGAGCAGGCCGCGGACGCCGCTTCTGAAGATCGGATGGTCGTCGATCAGGGCGACCCTGACACTTGCTTCTGCCCTGCCCATATCAGCCCCCTGTCATCGGCAAACGCGCCAGAATCGTCGTCCCGCCGCCAGGAGGCGATTCGATCATGAGCTGTCCCCCGAGCAGCATCAGCCGCTCGCGCATCCCCGCGAGACCGAAACCGCTCCCCGCGCGGCGCGCGTCCGGCGCCGGCTCGATTTTGAGGCCCGGTCCGTCATCCTCGATCGCCAGCGTGACGTCGGCGCGGGCGTATTGCAGGGTCACGGAGACGTGGCGCACCCCCGGTGCGTGCTTGACGACGTTGGTCAGGGCTTCCTGAACGAGCCGGAAGATCGTCACCTCGATCTCCGGCGTGAGGGTCACAGTGATTCCGGAGAGCTGGAACTCGATGGGGATCCCGCACCGATCCGACCACTCCCGCACGAGCCCGGACAGGGCGAGGATCAGGCCGAGCTCGGTCAGCGCCACCGGGCGCAGTTCCCGAACCACCTGGCGCAGGCTGGCCGAGATCGCATCGACCTGCTTCAGCATCGCCTCGATTTCCTCGGGTGACGGCGCGCGCCGCAACCGGTCCAGCCGCAGCTTCAGCCATGCGAGCTGCTGGCCGGCCTCGTCGTGAAGCTCGCGGGCAAGGCGTTCCCGCTCCGCGTGATGCGCCCGGTAGAGCTGAGCCAGAACCGCGTCCCGGTCGCGCTCGGCGCGGGTCCGGGCCTGGGCGGTGCGGCGCAGGTCGGCCAGCAGCAGGTCGCGCTCGCGCAGCAGTGACTGCAGGCGGCGCTGGTAGCGCTCGCGCTCTGCGAGCTCACGCCGCAACATCACCGCCTCACTCGCCAACAGGTTGAAGCGCGCATCCCGAACCGGCAGGATCCGCAGCAGGACGAGGGGATCGATGCTCTCGCGATTCAGGCGGCAGCCCTGGCAGCGGTAGCGGTACACGCCCGCTCTCCGCTTGACCGCGATCACGCCGGGGAGCGGCCTGCGCGTGGTCCGGGCGCGAGCCAGAAAGGCCGTCGAGGCCTTGCCCGTGAGGTGGATCGGGACCGGATCTTCCCGCGTCAGTAGTTGGCGGGCGGGGTTGTTGGCATAGGCGACGCTGCCCGAGCGGGCGACGACGAGGACAGGATCACTGATCGCTTCCAAGGTCCGCACGGCTTCCGCGCTCAGCGGGCCCATGCCGATTGGCGCCGGTGCCGCGTGCTGATTCATCGACGGAGCCCCGACACGTCAGCGGCTGGGCGTGCGGAGATGAGGCGGCCGCTTTCTTGATCGATGGTGGACGGGACACGCGGCAAGGGTTTTGCACGCCGATGCGTGCTGCACCTTCGCGGCCGAATTCGTGACTCGGCGGGGATTGCCCGCTGCAATGACTGAGACCATCGAAGCCCCCCGATCACCTACGGTCGCCGCAGCGGCATGATCCATCTGAGTTATACGCTGAGCACCGGACCAGGATCGCTCGATCAACCGTAGGGTTGTAAGATACGACTCCGCTGCAGCGCAGTATATAACAAAAGTGTCAGGCGGATACCTCGTAGTTGATAGCCCAAAGGGCGTATTCAATGGTCACCGCTGTGCCAGCCTGGATTTTTTTGGATTCAATCGATAGCGCGATTGAGTAAGTAAAATAATGTTTGCCTATATAGGGTAGTCTCTTGAGAGAAACTTGTTGGTATCGGCCAGGGTGATAAAACTCGATAGCTTCGAGCTTTGCTGTGATGCAGCATCGGCTCGACCGAACGCATAACTATAGTTTGAATTATCTCTTTGTCTGTTATCTAGCGTTGTGCGGTGCAGCTGAAAATCTTTCGGAGGCCGTGAGGCGGCCGTCCCGTTGCTCGAGGTGAGGTTATCAAGACAAGCCGGGCTTGTCTCTGACATCGACGTCCGCCAGTGGAGTAAAGCAAACGTCATGTGGCGGATCATTATCGCAGATGACCAGAAAAGCTTCCGCGTCGGTTTGCGGAAGGCTCTGGAGATCGGTTCGAGCGGAATGATTATCGTCGATGTGTCCGGGGCGTCGGAACTCATCAATCATCTTCGCTCTCCGCTGAAAACCGATCTCGTCATCGTCGGATCGCGCCTGCTTCCCGCCGGGGATCCGACTTATCTCGGGGGGCTGAAGCGGGCGGCCGGCGCCGCGCGCCTCCTGCTCGTCGTTTCGCACGCGTCAGCCGACCTGTTTCAGGATGCCCTGAGCCTCGGCTTCCACGGATTGATCGTCCGTCGGCAGCGCCACGAGGAGATGCTCGAGGCCATCCGCACGACGCTCGAGGGCCGGCTCTACGCCCCCAACACCATCCTGGCCGTGAAGTCGCCGGAACCCGCCTCCGCGATGCGGCAGCCGGAGCGCGGTGCGCGGACGATCGGTCTGACGCTGCGTCAGCGCGAAGTTCTGGCCTTGATCGGCAAGGGATTGTCCAATCGAGAGATCGCCTTCGCGCTGAACATTGCCGAGGCGACAGTGAAAATTCATGTTTCCGCCGTGATCCGAATGCTCGGAGTCAGAAATCGCACGGAAGCTGCGCTTCTCGCGCCGACCATCCTCAAGGGTAAAATCTAGTACGAATTGGATAGGCCCTGTTGGGTGTCCAAGTTTTTTCTGACATGACACGGACGCTCCCATTCGGTCTAGTTAATTTGTGCCTAACATCCTGCGACGCACAATATGTTTGTGCGAAGGGCTCGAATAGAACGGGCCGCTCAGGAAGATTCGGCGCGGGAGGTTTCCGGCAGATCAGGGGAGTAGCTCCGATGGAACACATCGATACGCTGATTGTCAGTGACAATCGCATGGTCAGAGAAAGTCTGGTCTCGCTTCTGGCCGGAACGCGCTTCACGGTGCGACAGGTCGCGGCCAGCCCGGCCCTGCCTCTGTCCGACCTCGAGGCGGCGCG is from Methylorubrum sp. B1-46 and encodes:
- a CDS encoding efflux RND transporter permease subunit yields the protein MKDFNLSDWALGHRSLVWFLMLVCLVAGVMAYSRLGREEDPPFAIKTMVVQASWPGATIKDTLDQVTDRIEKELQQINALDYVRSYTTPGQSTVFVQFRDTTQKEEIQPAFYQVRKRLGDIAHTFPQGVQGPAFNDEFGDVYGNVYAFTADGLTHRQLRDYVEGVRTEILKVPNIGKTLLMGVQGETIYLDFSTRKLAGYGIDIQALIKALQSQNAVAASGVVQAGPERVSLRVSGQFTSEDSLRNVNLRFNDRFFRLADVAEISRGYEDPPAALFRVGGKPAIGLAIAMRPNANLLKFGEDLKERMHRIEGKLPIGVGIHLVSDQPKIVEEAVGGFTKALVEAVVIVLLVSFVSLGLRAGLVVAISIPLVLAIVFVIMQIMGVTLQRISLGALIIALGLLVDDAMITVEMMVARLELGDNLKKAATYAYTSTAFPMLTGTLVTVAGFLPIGFNGSSAGEYTYSLFVVIAASLLVSWVVAVLFAPLLGVTILPKTMKHHAEKQGLFTRAFMAALRVAMRLRWITVIVCVALMGLAVVGMGHVQQQFFPSSDRSEVLVDLTLPQNATVTETRAQMDRFEAHLKDDPDIERWSSYVGQGAVRFYLPLDQQLANAFFGQIVIVTKSLEIRDQVIARLQKIGRHDFVGTDVLVQPLNLGPPVGRPIQYRLSGPNVQEVRRLALKLADVVATDKRLAVPTFDWNEPGKVLRVEILQDKARQLGVTSQDIAGILNGIVGGQAITQVRDSIYLVNVVGRARTVERTSLDTLQSLQVALSNGSVVPILAFAKIDYDLEQPIVWRRDRVPTLTVRATINDATQPPTIVAALQPAIDAYVAALPEGYTLAVGGAVEEAGKGQGPIAAVVPVMLLAMAFFLMIQLQSFQKLFLVFSVAPLGLIGVVPALLLFDKPMGFVAILGILALIGIIVRNAVILVSQIEECEADGMEPWDAVVEATRHRMRPILLTAAAASLGLIPIAREVFWGPMAYAMIGGILAATALTLLFLPALYVGWYRIKPPPRGKASARHAVGH
- a CDS encoding efflux RND transporter periplasmic adaptor subunit, which translates into the protein MRRILLVAAGASLLAACQPSQEAPTPPPVRPVLTTLAHPTDSVIFGPFAGTVEPRYQSQLGFQIGGRVVARDVTVGDVVKKGQRLAALDPIVSRFDLSRAEAELADAKAQAENATATEARTRRLMEGNNVTQAQLDAAVARRDTAQARLAQAGASLQKARDQIGYTELHADFDGVVTQRLAEIGQVVSPGQGIVTLARPETREAVVDIPETLAGAMPKDGRFTVVLQSAPEITARGRVREVAPFAESGTRTRRVRLTLEEPGPAFRLGATITVALERGIERRFVLPATALLDSEGRRSVWIVPEAGQPGNGSADDAQPGESGTRRVERRDVTLDGDGPDRNGRVAVRMGLKPGERVVVAGVHSLRDGQTVRLADDRN
- a CDS encoding efflux RND transporter periplasmic adaptor subunit; the protein is MSSGLRPVLTAVLAAALSALSVTAALPAGTPAASAVPEAENPSVVLVRVVTARKGPVTSDVVLTGDVQAQAQTNIAFRTNGKVAERRVEVGDHVTADQVLAVLEPLVQRANLDNARAALVSAEAQLTQAKVTFERQKQLIGGGYTTRPAYDNAEQQLRTSQAAVDSAKAALGTAEEQLSYTELRAGVPGIVMSRTFEVGQVVQSGQAVMVLAQDGPRDAVFNVYEALTAHPPGDKTIHVTLQSDPAVSVNGHVREISPTVDAASGTVRVKVGLDETPPAMSLGAVVIGRGRFASREAVVLPWSALYRSDGRPAVWIYDAGAGTVAIRDVEIDRYGFDDIVLKTGVEPGETVVTAGIQFLRPGQHVALAGPATTDEATRESAKAAAGEGGR
- a CDS encoding TetR/AcrR family transcriptional regulator, which gives rise to MSQRTRTRRDDRAEVILDAAGAVLRRGDARALTIDAVAAEAGLSKGGVLHHYASKDALILALVDRKLQHLRAGIAACEAERAGGASGLALGMIEHLRRSYGEEEDFSRALLLASAENPDALAGYRAFVAERLARFEATEGPAGVGAALFFALLGVVMGRTLGFHDLSAAQIEPLLGALERAAQELD
- a CDS encoding response regulator transcription factor, which produces MGRAEASVRVALIDDHPIFRSGVRGLLGETAGIEVVGEASDGRHALDLVHRTQPDVVVMDITMTGMSGLAVARALREAGSAVHIVFLTVNEDLGFVDEALSAGAQGYVLKRSAGTSLLEAIEAVVSGGRYVDKEMRAAPSPPGRTEAGPPAPHPGEEGGLTVREREVLRLIALGMTMKEVSLSMSISVASVDTYKIRGCKKLGLRSRASIVRYALGQGWLETENRRLSTDRPPSLM
- a CDS encoding sensor histidine kinase, which codes for MGPLSAEAVRTLEAISDPVLVVARSGSVAYANNPARQLLTREDPVPIHLTGKASTAFLARARTTRRPLPGVIAVKRRAGVYRYRCQGCRLNRESIDPLVLLRILPVRDARFNLLASEAVMLRRELAERERYQRRLQSLLRERDLLLADLRRTAQARTRAERDRDAVLAQLYRAHHAERERLARELHDEAGQQLAWLKLRLDRLRRAPSPEEIEAMLKQVDAISASLRQVVRELRPVALTELGLILALSGLVREWSDRCGIPIEFQLSGITVTLTPEIEVTIFRLVQEALTNVVKHAPGVRHVSVTLQYARADVTLAIEDDGPGLKIEPAPDARRAGSGFGLAGMRERLMLLGGQLMIESPPGGGTTILARLPMTGG
- a CDS encoding response regulator transcription factor codes for the protein MWRIIIADDQKSFRVGLRKALEIGSSGMIIVDVSGASELINHLRSPLKTDLVIVGSRLLPAGDPTYLGGLKRAAGAARLLLVVSHASADLFQDALSLGFHGLIVRRQRHEEMLEAIRTTLEGRLYAPNTILAVKSPEPASAMRQPERGARTIGLTLRQREVLALIGKGLSNREIAFALNIAEATVKIHVSAVIRMLGVRNRTEAALLAPTILKGKI